Within the Oryctolagus cuniculus chromosome 19, mOryCun1.1, whole genome shotgun sequence genome, the region ggagtgaaccagcagatggaagctctctgtctgtctgcctttcaaatatataagtaaaggTTGAGAGGGTGTATGTTttgccagtttttaaaaaagtaagaggggccggcacgctgtggcgcagtgggttaacgccctggcctgaagcgctggcatcccctatgggcgccggttctagtcccagctgctccacttccgatccagctctctattgtggcctgggaaagcagtagaagatggcccaagtccttgagcccctgcacccacgtgggagacctggaagaagctcctggctcctggctatggatcggcgcaactctggctgttgcagccatctggggagtgaaccagcagatggaggacctctctctctgtctctacctctctaactctgtcttgcaaataaataaaaataaatctttaaaaaaaatttttttttgacaggcagagtggacagtgagagagagagaaaggtcttcctttgccgttggtttacctccaatggccgccgcggccggcgccccgcgctgatccgatggcaggagccaggtgcttctcctggtctcccatggggtgcagggcccaagcacttgggccatcctccactgcactcccgggccacagcagagagctggcctggaagagggcaaccgggacagaatccggcgccccgaccgggactagaacccggtgtgccagcgccgcaggtggaggattagcctagtgagccacggcaccggccttttaaaaaattttttttaaaaagtaagagaaaTGTCCCCTCAGACTCCACTGAGGTAGCCCTTGCTACCCACCCACTGGGAAGAATTCCAAATGTCTGGTAGCACACAGTGTGCTGAGGCTGTATGTGCACGGACACCGACTCCGCAGAGGCCGGCAGATACCAACGCGACCAACACACACATCTTTTTGAAAGATGTACTgattattggaaaagcagagtagagagagagaaatattgctgtcaactggttcattcccccaaatggccacgaccaccaggtctggcccaggccaaggccagaagccaggaactccatcctggtctcccacatgcacgggcagggacccagatacttggactgctgtccactgccttccccgggcacgttagcagggagctggattggaacagagcAACcgccagggacttgaactggaactatgatatgggatgtccCGAGCAGtgactgtgccaaatgcccaccgccACCGGAGGGTTCTAAGCGATGGATGCATGCGTTCTGGTTTGTGCTGGCTGGCGGTTGGGGAATGGATCGCAGGGAGTAAGAGTGGACATGGATGAGGAGAGGGAGGTCGATGGGTTTGAGATTTCTGTTGGAACTGGAGCCagcaggtgttttttttgtttgtttgttttttgtttttgtttttgtttttgtttttgttttacagatttagacagtgagagagaaacagagagaaaggtcttccttctgttggttcactccccaaatggctgctacagccggcgctgcgctgatctgaagccaggagccaggtgcttccccctggtctcccatgcaggtgcaggacccaagcacttgggccatcctccactgccttcttgggccacagcagagagctggactggaagaggagcaaccgggactcgaacccggtgccAGCGGGTCTTATTTGGGGTAGGTCAAGGAGACAGGGAAGGATCCAGGTGTTGAGCAGAACCTCTGGAGCAACAGCAGGGCCACTTTGCTGAGAGGAAAAGATGCGAGACGCCGTCGGTCTGGGCTGGGCaaaccaagaattccatctgggagCGCTTCTGTCTGGGATGTTCTTGGACTTAACACACAGAGACATGAAGCAGGAAGTGGGCTCCTGGAGTCTGGAACTCGGAGGAGAGGTCTGGGCTGGAAATATACATTTGTGAGTCACCAGCCTATAGATGGTatttaaagccaggaggctggatgaGATCACCTTGGGAGAGAGAATATAGATACAGAAGAGAGGGCCCAAGGCTGAgctggggggggaggaggaggaggagggggaggagcctTGGAGATGGGAGAGTGTGGCGCCCCCGTGAGGAGTGAGGGCCAGGTGCACCCAGTGCCCGGCGAGGGCCAGAATGAAAAGGTCATTGGTGGAGCCGACCAGAGTGGCTTCTGTGGAGTCCTGGGGACAGGCAGAGCAGGAGGCTGCCCAGCGCGTGGCAGGGGAGGAGTAGAAGTGGCCAGTGGAGTGATGCACCCTCACGAGTTCTCACCCCTGCGAGCTGgtgactttttatttgaaaggcaaagcatcagagagaggcagagagagagagagagagagagagagagagagagagagagagaggagagaatcttccatccattggtttccTCCCCTAAAGGATTGCATccatcagagctgggctgaagccaggagccaggtgctccatccgggtctcccatgtaggtggcaggggcccgagcacttgggccctctcctgctgatttcccaggcgcgttagcaaggagctggattgcaagtggagcagctggaatttgatgCCTGATAAGGGCTGccggcatcgcaagcagcagcttgctCTAGGacgccacgatgccagcccctgcccctccgcCACTCTGGTGATTTCCAAGCTGTAAACGGGAGTCCCGCTCAGCGCGCAGCAGGAGCTCAGGGTGTCTGTCTAAGGGTTGGATGACTGGATAATCCACTGCGTGGGTCGAAAAGGGGCCTTTTCCAGGACAGCGCGGCTGTACCTAGCCTGTGCGGCAACTGAGAAAGCTACGAAGCCAACCCAACCCCTTCTTCCAGCTAACCCTGAGCAGTAGCTGCTGGCGGGCCTGCGGtcgggccaggagccagggacccggCTGTTTGAGTCCCTGGTCCCTGAGCCCCACCTGTGACCTGCAGCTTggattattgattgattgattgatttgaaaggcagtgagaggtgCCTGTGTGGGAGCGTAGTGGCTGGAGACGCCGCGTATGATGttcgtttcccagctgctccacttctgcgccggctccctgctaatgccctggggaaagcagcagaggatggcccacgtgcttgggcccctgaacccacatgggagacctggcccagggctggtcgtcgtggccatttgtggaagatccctttctctctctaactccgactttcaaaataaatcaataagtctttcaagaaagagagaggggtcttccatccactggctcactctccagctggccccaacaaccagggctgggtgagactgaagccaggaactccatccgggtctcccacgtgagtgccaggggacctgggccaccctccactgctctcccaggcgcttagcagggagatggatggggaaaggggcagctgggactcgaatatGGGACGcttgtgtcccaagtggcagctttactgccgcgccaccacgctggcccctgcACTGCGACTTTGGCTGAGTGGTTTCTTCTTTTCCCGGGAGACAGCGCGAGGAAAACAGCCCACACAAGCCCCAGGAGGCCCCATGGGGTCGATTTCCCTCCTCTTTGCCCACTTTCCCCTCTTGTTCAGGCGGTAGAAGGAGATCGTGGCCAGTGCTGGCAAATCGCTGGGAACAGATTTGGTAGTCCGGGGCGGGGGTTCCCTAATGGAGCCCCCGGCTGCGGACAGAGGCcctcacacacaccacaaactCCCGCCTGCCTTGGGGGAAGTCACTGATCTGCCCCAGGCTCCTGAACAGGTTCACAAGCAAGATCAAGGAGAACCTGAAGTATCCTTGGGCCGGCTGGAGTGGGCTGGAACACGTCTGTGACAGACAGCCCTCCCTGCCAATCAGAGGGCAGCGATCCCTTAACGGGGCAGTGGGGCCTCGGGAGTGAACAAGGCCTTGGGGAAGTGACCGAGGGAGGGAAGAGCTgggatggcgggggggggggggggggggccactAAGGACCATCCAAGGGGAAACTGAGACACACAGTGAGCAGGCTCTGGGAAGGCCAGGTGACCTGCCTGGGACGACGCTCCGGCGGCCAAGCCCCGGCCAGCGCTGGCCCGCCGCAACCTGTGGCCAGAGGCGGGAGCCCTGCCCGGGGCTGAGCGGCGCGGGAGCTGCTGCCACCCAGCGGACAAAGCCCGGTGTTGCTCTTGGTACCTAACCCGGGTCGACTCCAGAGCGTTTGGGAATGAAAGGGGGAGACCCTTGTGCCCCTGAATTCGGGGGCGCAACATTagagggagccccagggagcAGTACCGGCTCCCTGGGCACGTGTCCTTGGTTCCATTCTGTGTCTCGCTTCTGCAGAGTGGGGACAAAACGGCCACCTCCCCTGAGTCTGCGCAAGGcccatagtaggtgctcagtgcacgctccctggtggtggtgggggaatcCGCAGGCTCTCtgaccccccaccaccacacccCGACCCGTGTCCCGCGCACAACTGCAGCTGGGGCTGCCTCTGTCGTCGCGGCGTCACCAGCGTCATCCGAGAGGACGAAGTCTCTGAGGGCCCCGGCCTCTTCACTCTGACCTGGGGGCTTCAGCGAGGGATGGCGGAGGGAAGGGTCCAGTGCCCCCAGCATGTGCCCTCACCCTTCACCTCAGAGACCCCCATCAGAATGGCTCCGGGCTGTGACATCATAGAGCCCTGCCCCTCTAGCAGGAGCGGTGGGGTCATGAGGCTGTGGCAGTGGGTGCTGGTGTGGGTGTGGCTGGCAAGGCCAGGGCCCAAAGAAGCAGGTGGGGGACAGGAGGCTGGGGGGACAAGGGCTcgtacccccccccccagggacaGGGAGGGCAGCCGGGCATTCCTCTCCCTTGCACCTCTCCTTCTTGCCCTCCCCATCCCAGCCTGGGTCTGCTGGGAACGAACTAGTACCCCCTCCCGCAGTGAGCCCCGCCTCTTGGGGTGAGGGCAGGGGTCCCTTGGCTGCTGTCACAGCTTTGTTCTGGGTGCCAGTGCCCCGCCCAGAGCGTGCCAAGGCCTCGGCCCCGGGAGCAGCAGGCCCGCTCTTCGTAGACCGGCCTGACTTCTTCGACTACCCGGACTCAGACAGAGACAGCCTTCTGGCCGTGGCCCAGCTGATCGGAGAGAGACCTGTGGTCTTTGTCCACTCAGGTAGGAGCCAGCTTGAGGGCAGCCTCCCTCCTCGCCAGGGCCTGGAGGGGCTGCCCTTGGCGTTCAGGCCGAGAAGGCTCAGGggtcccctctcctgccccctcgTCCGGCAGATTCCGACTCCAGGCTCTTCCACCACATTCTGGTGGGCGCCCTGGTGGtggccttcttcttcctcctcttccagttctgCACCCACATGTAAGGCCCGCCCTCCCATGCCCCCCCCCTTTCCTGGGACCACAAGTAAAGCCCGCCCCCCACgctcccgccccgcccacctgcctAGGACCACAAGTAAGGCCCGCCCCCCACACCTGCCTAGAACCACAAGACCCGCCCCCCacgctcccgccccgcccccttcctGGGAGGGGCGGAAGGACCCCAAACCGCCCCCTCTGCTCTCCACACCCCATAGGAGCTGCCAGAAAGGGGCCTGAGGAGCCGGCCCGGGCTCGGGACGCAGCCTGAGCGCCCAGGTCCGCCCTCCCCTCCGCTGACGAATAAAGGTTCTGGCCGCCTTCCTGCCTGCGGGCTCTGTGGCCAGCAGAGGGGGCCTGCCCTCCCTCGTGGGCATCCCGCTGTCCGGTCCCCAAGgtcaccccaccccactcccctcctggcCCCAAAGAACTGGGCCGAAACAGGGCAGCGCCTTGGCGGCTGTTCTCGGAGATCTTTATTAGCGGTCTGGAAAGCACCTCCCAGGGTCCCCCGACCCCAGACTGGGGGAGCGCCTGGAGAGGTCTGTAGCACCAGGGACGTGCCGGGGCCCGAGAGCAAAGATGCGCGGCCGAGCGGCGGGGCCGGGCGCCCCTCGCCTGCCCCGGGGCTGCTCAGCACTGGGAAGGGCGGGTAGCAGcctccactccccccacccaacAAACTAGCTTGAATTCGggcgaataaataaaataaatacggTTCCTCAAGCTGGTCTCCCCCAAGCCCGGGAGAGGTGCCGTGCGGGGcaacccgcccccccccccaggcccacgGGTGGGTGCGGGAGTCCTCTTCCCCATTCCGGGGTGGGGCGGCCCAGCGGGTTGCAGCTGGGGGGGCTGGGgtgtgctggggggcggggcctccctcaAGGTCCCCTTGCGTCCTTGCTATCTCCCTCCCCGAGCAGGGGGAAGACTGTCCCCTCCTCTGTCCCGCACAAGGGGTGCCCGCACTGTGGGAAAGAGGTCCCCTCGGCCTCTGCCTTCTGGTCACCTGGTCCCTGCCTTTAGCGACCCTGAGGGAAGAAGGCTCCTCCCCATATCGAGTCCATCTGTCcgtcccggcccctcccccaccccacccgtcGGCCCCAGAGCTCTGTCCccacgggggcggggcggggagggtccctgggccccccacccccgctctcaGTCCTGGGTCTGACAAGGAGAGGGTGGCGGACAGCCTCGGGGCCGGAAGAGGCGGCAGGCCCCGCGGCAGATGAGGAAGAACCAGTACAGCTGGGGGGCCAGCAGCAGCGCGGCGCCCAGGTTCACGTGCGCGGGGATGGCCAGCGGCACGGCGAGCAGCGGCAGCCCGGCGTGGCGCCCGTAGGCCCAGTACAGGTAGGGGAACAGCAGCACCCGGCAGCACAGGAAGCTGAGCAGCATCAGGGCTCCGTTAACCTTGTGTAGCAGCGTGTGCTGCCGCTTGTACTGCGGGCACAGAGAGGGGCTGCCACGGGGGGCGGAGCCAGCGCCCGGCCTGCCTCCCCACCGGTGAAGACGCCCCGGACCGCCGCAGGCCTCCCGCCCCTCCGGCCCGCCCGGACCTTTCACCTGTATTCTAGAAGCCCTGAAGGTCCCCGGAAGCGCCCACCCTTGCTGTGCCCTCCAGCCCCAGGGGCTCTCTCACCTGGATGAGGATCTTGCCAAGGCAGACGAAGGGGGTGCTCACCTCCGCCATCAACATGCAGCCCAGAAAGAAGTCCCCCTTGCCCTGTCGCCACACCTGGGGGGGGGGCAACAAGGTGAGAGgcggcccctgcccctcccctcccctccctgtcagAGGCGCTCCCTCTAGCAGGTGCAGTACAGGGCACGTGAcccttccagctccctcctatCATCCCCAGCAGGTAAAACTGCACACCTGCTAGCCGGAGCAGGAGAGTGAGGCTCAGAGaccgggccacagcagctccAAAGCGCCACAGCTGGGCAGCCGCAGACCCTAACCCCGCTGCCGTCCTGAGCTTGCCGGGGAGTTCCCCGTCTCTGCCAGCCCGGGTCCCCGAGGACTCACCACTGACAGCGGGAAGCACACAAGCACCATGACAGCGTGGTGGAGCACCATGAGGAACTCCTTGTGCAGGTAGCCGCGCACCACGGCCCAGGTGCTCCCGGGGGCTCGGGCGTCCCCGTCATCCCTCCCGTGCCCTTTGACTTGGTACTTGTGCCAGTGACAGAGGAACATGGCGTAGATATCGTAGATGAAGTAGGGGACTGCAAACTGCGTGTAGGCAGAGGACAGCCAATGCCTGTtgggcagacagagacagagagacatggttCAAGGAGGGAAGGGACTCAGCCGCCCCCGGGTGGCTGGTCAGAGCTGGGTGCTCTCTCGTGGTCTTCCCGTAAACCCTGAGAGGGAAGTGGAGTCTCAGGTTACAGATGATGGAAGCCAGGGTAGGGGGTGAGAAACTTGTCTGAGGTCACAGTCATGCAGCTAGGGAGAGGGGAATGTTGGTGTTCCAACCAAACTTCAGAATCCACTCGGGTctcctcgcctcccctccccgaAGTATGgcgagagaaagggaaaagaaatcagaagacaCCCACAGACGACAGGACAGAGATAAGGGGTGAGACACAGCAGTGCAGGCAAGACCTTGGAGGATGGGGCGCTCAGGACGGGCGCGACACGGGCGCAGAGGGGATGAGCCTGGGGGAGCCCAGATGGGCGGCAACACTTGCCTGCTTCCTATGCACAAGACCACGTGCTAAGAGTCTACAGTTCTGGCATGCACAAGCCTGCTGACTCCTCACAAGGCCCTAGAAAATGTTATCATCCCCACTgaacagacaaggaaactgagtcacaggGAGACTAGGTAAGCTGGCCAAAGCCAATGGGAAGTCTGGCTGCGCAGCCCTCACTCTCTCCACCTTGCTGTCCCTGGAAGATTCGAGAGGTGTCAGAGACTGGCCCTGTTCTTGGTGCAGGAGAGGCACCGTCTGTGCCGCTCTTTCTGCCCACAGGAGACCCTGATCTCTTGCTTTTTCAGGTACAGCCAAGTATTAAGGAGAAAATGCTGAGCCAAAGGTGCCGAGAACGGAGAAAGTTCTCCGGGCTTGGAgcgaaaacaaaaaaaccagaagtGCATGAATAGGCAGCATTGCCTTTTCCTCCTTGAGTCAGcacaaagtctctctctctctctctttctctctctctctctctctctcgccctggGAGTCCTGAGGCCAGCCCATGGGGAGCTCGCCCACCTCGGCTGAGGGGGGAGAAGCAGAGTCAGCCAGGACTGTCACAGAATAGGACCAAGTGCAAGACATTGCTGAGGGGGGCAGAGTAGAGGACTGGGTTAGGGGCGGGGGCAGCTGGAAGGGGTGAGGTCATTTTGGGAAAAGAGAAGACCCTGAGACTTAGTGGTGCTAGAGTGGGGGACCGGGAGAcaatggggaggcagcaggttagaAAGAGGAATTCAGGAGAAGAGTGGGGAAGACCCAGCTGGCCACGAGAAGTTCCAGGGACTGGCTGCCCTCTATGAAGTGTGCTAAAACTGCGGCCCACCCTCTCAGCAGTCAGGTGCTCAGagcaggagcagctgctgccctggATTAACCCGGATCCTCCCCTACCTGAGGATTaaaggggagaagggagacaAGAACAGACCTAGGGGGAGAagggggggcaggaggcagaaggtgacCTCTGCGACCGTGTGGGGAGGACACGCTTGGGCGCCTGGGCTCCTCTTGGGCCGGgcagcaggaagggaggggggacaAGGCGAGAGGAAGCCAAGTGACCAGGCAGGGTCTGAAAAAGAGAGTTAAGTGTCTGCTATGTTTTTGCCAAGAACTGTTCTAGGCACTTGCCAGGCATCAACTTGGTGCCTTATGGAGGCAGCCCTTCCGGGCAGGGATGCAACCTCACTCTAGAGATGAGGGGAAGTATCCCATCTACAGAAAAAGAGGAGGCAAACTGAGAATGGGGAAAACTTCTAGAGCAGGGTCACCCGCACGATGTCCCCTGGGACTCAGGAGCCACCAGAGAAGGGACGGCAGAGCCATAAAGGCTGACATCAGGGGAGgtggcacctgcaccctcacAGGCACTCGCCACTGTGGGTCCCGTCAGCACCACGGACAGAGCCCGCTGCTCCCGCCCCACCTCGCGGCCCTGGGGCCTCTTTGGCAGGCAGCGGGCACTGCAGCAGCTGTCAGTGCCAAATTGTGGCCTCTtcaccctccctccccgcccccaccgtgTGACCGTTAGTGGCCTTGTTTGTGTCATCTCCCTCGTGCTCGGAGCTGGGGCTGGACGCCTGGATGGTGGGAGGAGGTGACGGGTGAGCTACGCAGCAGGAGGAGCACCCCAGTTGGGTGCAGGTAGGAAGTGGGGGGGgcgagggaggcagggggaggaaaTGTCATCTGGACCCCACTGTGACCCAAGAGGCCAGGAAGCCAGCTAGGAGCCGCCCCGAGGATTCTCTCTGATCCCCACTCTTTCTCCCCCTGACTCTGACCTTTAAGGACAGACGGGATAAATTTATCTCTGGGTGTTGAGTTGCAGCTACCGCAGTTAACTTGCTCAGGCCCAAGTTCAGCGCTTAGGGACCATGGACAGAGTTCCCTAGAAGGCTGGGTATTCCGGGGGTCCCCCCCAGCACGCAGCCCGTGGGCACCTGGGCCCCGGTGGCCGCAGGGCACTTACTGGTCATCAATGATGTGCTTGCAGGAGGTGGAGACGATGTAGCCAGCGGTGGAGGCCATGATGGCCTGGACAGAGGACACCagcctggggagagagagagggaagcagtAGGAAGCAAGAGGCCCATGCCTTAATTTCTCCTGTCTGCTGGGGAAGGGCTGTGCTCTGGACTTGGCCATTCTTCGCCCGCCTTCTTCCCAGGATGGGCTCGCCTGGGCTTTCTCCCCGGGGTCCCGTCCCAGCCATGGTCATTAGCTCATTCACCCCACTTCCCGCTGCCCTTTGCTGTGCCTCGGTTGTGGTGTGTTCCTCAGAAGGGACACACCAGGGAGGTCACGCTGAGGTGAGACAGCGCTGAGAGTGGGCTTTtgccctggggaaggggagggcagcCCAGAGGCCAAGGGGACAGACCTGTGCCTGTCCCTACTCAGCGGTCATCGTGCCGCTCACCATGCCAGCCCTGCCGTGACCCTGGTCCCCCCGGCCACCCGCCCTCACTccggcctccctcccagggctgtgCGGAGTCCTCCCTTCACTCCTCTGCCCCTCGGCCCCCAACACGCACCCCTCATCTGGTTCCCTACCATCTTATAGGGGTGTTTCAATCACAGGCTGGCCCGGtttgggagggtgggaggagagcagggagagGAAAGAAACCCAGTGTGAACACTAGTAGACCAGATGGCTGGGTTAGGAGGCTGTCTCCTGGGACAGCAAGTAAGGtcctggggacagagggagagccCATGTCCACTGCAGCAGCTCCCAAACCCAGGAATGCGGCCTGGGTCTCTTCCATCCTGGCAAAGCTTGGGCAGGCAGCGGGCCGAGGGGAAGGGAAGCCGATTACCTGGCTGAGACAATGACCGCGTCGGCCTCCTCCCAGCGCAGCTGGGGCAGCCGCTGGAGCGTGTTCTTGGAGAGGAGGAAGAGTCCGGGGAACACCACCCCCCCGGCCACCATGGGGGTCAGCATGGTGGCTCTAGACTCTGCCGAGGAGGGCCGGACAGGCCCAGTTGAAGGGAGTTCGGGGTGGGGAAGGGCCGGCACagcccagggaggagagggagaagcgAGGGCCAGGGGCACAAAGGGGCTAGGGCGGGGATGATGGGGCAGCGAGCTGGACCAGAGGAGGGAGGCAAGGGAGTTGGACAAGACTGGGGCAGCCGAGGAGAGGGccgcggggcagggcagggccgggccgggaggatgAGGATGGGAGCGAGGGCGCTGGAGAAGGCCGGTGTGAGGGGAGGGCTGGGTGAGAGGACCGGCCGGGAGGGAGAGGGGGCGGAGGAGGgcgcagctgggggaggggagggaggccgcggcaggtggggagggggggcttacgtggagcagctgggagggccCGAGAAGGCGggctgggggatgggggtgggaccgtggtgccagccctgggcgggggagggagacagCGAGGGAGGGAGCCCGGGGAGCGGCCGGCCCAGCGGTCAGCGGTCAGCCCCGctctcccgccgccgccgccgccgccgccgcctctcgcGGCCGCCACGGCCCCCGCCGCCCGGCGCGGACACCGCACATGGTGCTATAGGGGAttggtgcccagccccctgccccgcctggggggagggggaggggaagccgcCAGCTTGGGGAGggcgggagagggggaggggaacgcTGGCACCGACCAGACCCCAAGAAACCGGACCTGCAGCGGCGTCGCCCCATGCAGCTCTGAGCCACAGCAGCGGCTGCGACAGAGATGGGGGGAGccggggaagagggagggggaggccctTAAAGAGACCGCAGCTGCGGCACAGGGGCTGCGGGGGACAAGGGCTGGGGAAAGCGGCTGCTTTCTGAGGGAAGCAGGTGGCCGGGGCCCCAGATGGGCCAAGCATTTGGCGAACACCTGGCATGTCCTCCTCTGCCACCGTGTCCCTTTAGTGGCCTGCGTGGGGTCCCCGCTTGGGGACACCCAGTCCAGCCAAGCAGAGGATTCCCTGGCAATCTTTCTCTTGCTAAGGAATGCCGGGGGATGAAACACCCTGGCTCAGCCTCCTGAGGATCCCaagacccacccccacccccacgggagggagggaaattAACAGCCAGGAGCACCTGTGTGCCCCGACTTGCCTGTCCCCTGTTCCCATGTGATGACTGACAGCA harbors:
- the C19H16orf92 gene encoding fertilization-influencing membrane protein isoform X2 — its product is MAEGRVQCPQHVPSPFTSETPIRMAPGCDIIEPCPSSRSGGVMRLWQWVLVWVWLARPGPKEAVPRPERAKASAPGAAGPLFVDRPDFFDYPDSDRDSLLAVAQLIGERPVVFVHSDSDSRLFHHILVGALVVAFFFLLFQFCTHMSCQKGA
- the C19H16orf92 gene encoding fertilization-influencing membrane protein isoform X1, whose translation is MAEGRVQCPQHVPSPFTSETPIRMAPGCDIIEPCPSSRSGGVMRLWQWVLVWVWLARPGPKEAVSPASWGEGRGPLAAVTALFWVPVPRPERAKASAPGAAGPLFVDRPDFFDYPDSDRDSLLAVAQLIGERPVVFVHSDSDSRLFHHILVGALVVAFFFLLFQFCTHMSCQKGA
- the TLCD3B gene encoding ceramide synthase isoform X2 yields the protein MLTPMVAGGVVFPGLFLLSKNTLQRLPQLRWEEADAVIVSARLVSSVQAIMASTAGYIVSTSCKHIIDDQHWLSSAYTQFAVPYFIYDIYAMFLCHWHKYQVKGHGRDDGDARAPGSTWAVVRGYLHKEFLMVLHHAVMVLVCFPLSVVWRQGKGDFFLGCMLMAEVSTPFVCLGKILIQYKRQHTLLHKVNGALMLLSFLCCRVLLFPYLYWAYGRHAGLPLLAVPLAIPAHVNLGAALLLAPQLYWFFLICRGACRLFRPRGCPPPSPCQTQD
- the TLCD3B gene encoding ceramide synthase isoform X1: MTLLFVTGCAFFPLCFAVLRWGLQNLTSLQMERQEAVLVASKLVSSVQAIMASTAGYIVSTSCKHIIDDQHWLSSAYTQFAVPYFIYDIYAMFLCHWHKYQVKGHGRDDGDARAPGSTWAVVRGYLHKEFLMVLHHAVMVLVCFPLSVVWRQGKGDFFLGCMLMAEVSTPFVCLGKILIQYKRQHTLLHKVNGALMLLSFLCCRVLLFPYLYWAYGRHAGLPLLAVPLAIPAHVNLGAALLLAPQLYWFFLICRGACRLFRPRGCPPPSPCQTQD